CCTTAAAAACTTGATTTCTGCAATACTTCAGGTCACATTAACAAGAACATGGACAATTTGTAGTTAAGAGTAAATAATTAATATACTACAGTAACAAAATAGGTTTAAAGCAGCTTTAGCATTACAATCTCTGCTGTGGCAACACTTCCAGAATTCTTTTACCAAGGAAATGCTCACTTTCAAGTGCACTCTGGTACCTAAAATGATGCATGATCAAGCACAAAATAAGAATGATGAACTAGACCAACAAATACAAGTGGAGAAACCAAAATGTTTTACCTTAGCATCTTAAGCCGCTGCAAAAGTTACATATCTAAAACCACGAAAGCCTTCAATTGACCGTTCCTAAAGTACAAAgccaaatagaaaaagaaaagtgAACCCCAAAACCCAGATTGATTAGGAATCACTTGATATTCCGGAAACAATTCGCTCTCTTGTCCTCCGCTACCAGTTGCAGGGAAATGCATAAACCCTAACCTTCATCACCATAACATCTTTTAGCACAGACTGAAGTCTACCACAAATGAATCAGCTCCGGTGAAAGGATTCAGCGGTAGATTGATCCTGGTTCATCCTTTCTCGAGCTTTCTCAGGTAAATCCTAATTATCCTTTGTTAATGTTAAATATAGATTGATTTTCTCATAGAAATTCTTGTTCTCATTTCTCATATACATCTTTGATGCAAAAGTATGCACACACTTTTCTAGTTATCAATTTAATCGAAAAGTTCTGTACATATGAGATTGATATCTGCTGCTTTAAGAAATCTAGCTAGCTTGGTATGAACTGGTAAAACTAATTACTTTCAAAATGAATGCTTATTTTCATTCATATCTTTCATGAATTACATTGAATACTAATTGTTTTAGCTGTAATTTTCCCATGGTATCTATTTATGTGATCGGATGTTGCTTATAATACCGATCCAACAACATCTTGCATTAATTTTATTATTCAACACATTACATATAAAATCAAACTAAATACTATCCAGCAGTACTGTGAACGTACTCCTGATGATCAATTCACCAATTCAGACACCCAATCGATGTCGGGGGTCAATTCTGGAATGTCGTAGCTGAAATTTCTTATCACTTGACGATCACCTTCGTTGtcgtcatcatcttcttcttcttctacttcttctattTTCAGTCCTCTAAAAGTGTCTAGAAACTCCCAATCCTCTTTGATACTCGAAGGGTGATGACAATATTCATTACTCATCATCACCAATTCCATCTGTTGTGTGTAAACCATCCGCCTCCCAGTTCTACTCGAACTTTCTGGGATACTTCCTACTGCATTTGATTTTTCATTCTTAGAGCAACAACTGTGCTTAGTTTTATACTTAGTTTCAGGTCTTAATTGCTCAACTGAGTGAGCAAAAAAACATACTTTTCTTCTACAGAACATGCCTGCATTACATAAACGAGTTCGATATCTAGAAGGATGCAACCAGAATTCAAAAATCCCATGAGCAAATTCGCATAAATCACCTTTCTTACACTCTCCTGAACGGAATTCCGAGCATGCAATCCCCGAGTAACGAAATTTACGTGGATCACGACGTCTAGCTTTCTCATTACGATGTGCATATGGGCATTCAGTCCAGTCATGACTTCGGCTTTTCGGGCATTTCTTGATTTTGAATATGAACATTCGAAATTCGTCGTTGTTGTATATTACATCTCCATCGATGTAAATTGAATTACCAGTCTCGAGGAGATTTGTTGTTGACAGAATTTCTGCAAATTGTGCTTCAGATATGTCGATAAAACTAGGATGGATTCCTCTATACATCTTATTAGATCTCACAAAGAAAAACTCTTTATGAAATTATCAAAGATGAAAGAGAAACACTATTGAGACCTACTGCATgtacatgcaaaaaaaaaactgtaaCAATAATTATGAAAGGGCTACAAATGAAAAACTCTGGCTAAAAActgataaaaagaaaaacaactagaATCGATCAAAATAAAAATCTGAGATGTGAGATCATGAAATTTTTTAAGAAATCTAATTCCAAGTAATTACAGATATGATCGTAATTCATTTGAATGTAAACTATAAAATAACATCAAGAAATTCAGAATAAACAGAAACATaaaagtacaccaccaatttaTGCAAAAATCAAAGGGTGTTTTACAAAAGTAACAATCAAGACTGAAAAGAGAGAAACAAAACTGAAGGAAAAGAAAGCTCATTGctaataaaaattaacattaaaaacTTAATCATTGTTTAGATAAGAAAACTGTGTATCTGAAAATGGTGTCTTAAAAGCCTGTATTTATAGTTTTTTCCACTGCTTTCTTAACCTCCATTGGGGTTTAAAAGTAACCCATGGTTGGACTAAAGGACGTTAATGTGTTAACTAGGGTCCTCTTCTTTCAATTCTGTGTCTCTTAGATGTTTGCTTTCTGAGTCATTTTAAGTGACCGACTCTCGCGATATTGTTCAGTGAGTATGTTCTCTAAGTGACTGACTCTCGCGATATTGTTCAGTGAGTATGTTCTATTCACCGTTTATACTGTGGAATTAGATAGGTGTTTTATGGTAATACCAGGAGAAGTTTGGATTCTTTGGAATTTGAATCCCAGTCGCATATTGGTAAATGAGACTGTTACAAAAGAAGAATCTCTTTCTTGAATAATTTTTACCAATAAAAGTGAAATGAGAAAGGCTACAAATTCCAGCAAGGGtaaaatattaaatgcatgatcAAGCCTCTTCTCTATGGCAGTAAATGTATATATATAAACAACTCATTTGACTAATGCGTCCATTGCTTATCTACTATAGAGCCATAGTTATGTAAAACTGAAAGATTTGTTAAAAATTAATGTGTCCTATGTGTTTGTGTATCCACTTGCTGTGTCTCCGTGCTCCGTAACAAGGTGACAGAATTTGATGCTATACTTGTCAGAACTTTGTAGCTTCCATGCTCTAAATTAGTTTGGTCTCTCAACAAGGAGTAAATTAGCTATATGGTACCAGGATGTACAGAATCATGAATATTGTACGAGTTCTTTTCAACAGAAAATGAAAGTAAAAACAAATTAGTGTTTTAACGTGGTAAGTGATCCCTAGTTCTGGTTATAGTTTTAGATGTACTTTTTCATGCGTGTCAGTGATTTGAGCACACGTGTAAATGCCGTCCATTTTGTCACTTTGTAAAATCTGATCTGATGGTTGAGGAAGTCAGGGATTAAGTTGGTGAGGAACGTGGAGAGTAGAGAACAGACAAATAATCTATGTTGTTATATGAAATTACATATATAAGAAATGTGTAACTACACTCTGAGATATCGACACGTGTACAGGTACATACAAAATGATCACAGAGGATTCAGGAGGTGCAGCAATGCAGTGTATTGCGTCAGGGGTTTCAGCTCATTTTGCTGAAGGTAttcttactttttatttattCTGCATGTTTTATACCTAAATGGGTTGCCTGATTAAGCTAAATATACTGCGAGGAGGTTGAAATGCATAAAAAGAGAAACAGGAATGTTCCATCAATTCTTTCGCTCATAATTATAACGGAATATATTTACATGCCCAACTTACTACTGACGAAATATGGTTAAGAGTTTGCACATGGCTGGGAAACAAGGGATGATGAGTGAATCACCAAGAGTTTTTCCTGATTAGAAAGAGCCAGTGTATGATACAAATGATTTATGTTCTATTGCATGATAAACCAGAAAAAGCCTTTTGGTGTAAGATCAATTATTGCTCGTATAGTTGATGGAAGTGAATTTGACGAATTCAAGAAGTTTTATGGCCTGAGGAGAATACAAATCTCTGCCGAATATTGAGCTTTACATATTCTTGGTTTATTCTCTAGTACGAGTTCTGACAACATTACTTCAGACTCTTGTTACAGGTTTTGTAAAGATCCATGGGAAACCTATAGGAATTATATTGGAGACAATGGCATATTATTACTGAATCGCCTCTGAAAGGTGCCCGCTCATCAAACTGTGTGCTCAACGCAGCATTCCTTTGATCTTTCTACAGAATATTACTGGATTTATGGTAACTACCTTTGTTTAGTTGGATAGACTTGGTATGGTTTCTTTTTTATCCAAATCCATTCTCAGCCCAGTAAGTTGATCTTGTATCACAACCAAGTTAGCGAAAAGTGCAGTCAAATGCAATTAATTATACTATTATAATGGTTGGGAATAACTTAGGATGTAAGGATATATGATTATAATGCttatccttttttcttttctcaaattTGACCTGTTATGAGTTTATTAAAGGATCTTGTTCATCACTTCTTCAGGTTGGTTCAAGATCTAAAACCAGCTAATGGTTTTTGCTAAAGCTGGAGCGAAGATGGCCATGGCAGTTTCCTTACAAAGGTTAATTCTCCTTCTTATCCTCTGCGTGTATATTTACCAAGTATCCTATACAAAGGTTATTTGTGCCTTTTGTTTTAACTAGTTACCAAGTATCTATATCCTTACAAACAAcgggttaattttttttttcttggacaATGCATCAGAAACTCATCTTGTTGGAGAACTAATACCTTGTCTGAGTAAACATGAATTGTTATAACTTGTTGATTTGAACCATATTAGTAGTAACATTTCTTAACATCTTATCTTTTGCTCTTGCTGTCTTGAGCAAATTGGGGATATGTTTCAGTGATCTAGTTAGCCAATCCCATATGTCACTACTTCTCGTTTTTAGCCAAAATTACCCAAATCAGtgggagaaattgaaagaaaagcAAAATATTGAACTATTTCTTGCAAAACTGAGTGAAATGACTAGTACAAGGTAGCGCTAAATTTCAAGGATCTAACATTTGTAATTAATAGTGTTTCAGGTTCCTAAAATAACAGTGGTTGTTTGTGGAAGCTTTGGCGCTGGGAACTATGGAATGAGTGGCCGTGCTTATAGTCTGAATTTCTTGATCCGTTGGCCACTGCAAGAGTATCTGCGATTGGTGGCCCTTAGGTAGTCTGTTTAACCTATTTCTAAAAAGCCACAAGTCAACCATTGACtaattgctcgagtgagcaagTTGAATAAAATCTGGTATCTGTATCTGCAGCAGCAGTTAACTTGAGCATATATTTCTGCTTAGTTAATTTTTGAAGGCTGCTGGTGTACTGCCAAAAATTGAGAAGAGCATCAAGAAAAAGCTCGGACTCCGCAAGTCAGATAAATTAATACTGGATACTGGTTTCAGTCAACATATTTTGGCAGTGGAGcactgaagaagaagagaagttcaAAATGGAGTTAATGGAAGCATATGAAACAGAAGGAAGCCCATATTACTATAAGAAAGTTCTAGACCTCTGCCTGTCTGTTTCCATGAAGAATGTCCCTGAGTAAACCAAGTATAGAGTCTTTAGAATGTAAAAACGACTGTAACCTTAAAAGCTAGATTCCTGCTGTACTGCCGGTCGCCAATTTACAAGTACATAGGCAATTTGTGTAGCCGGGTAAACATGTTCAGGGTTCAGGATTCAGGGTAAATATGTTTATGATATCTCATTAAATTGTGCTTGGAAGTAATTTATTACAAGTACGAAGtaaccatagttcacaaagtctTCCTTTTTAGCTTGAATGGATATAATTCATTCACATAAATAAGTTCTCAACAACTTCGACAGACTTGACTCCGAAATGTTACGTCTTCTTCTTTATCAGAGACCCAATGACCCATGTCTTATTATGTGCTATAGACCTCGCATCCATTCTCGAAGGTCTGCCCCtgctagcaccaccaccaccactggcaCCAGCTACACCACCACAACTCCCCCACTGCATAGAGAACAAATAGAAGAAACATCAGATCAAAATCCACATTTGTTCAAAGTATTTATGGGCGTCTTGGCTCAAAGTGTTCTTCCTGTAAATAATGATGCAAAAGAGTATTATACCACATCTAAAATACAACAGGATCTGTCAAAATACTTGCGAAGATCTTCCACGCTTGCTCCTGTGGAAGCCTGTCAAACCAAAATCTTTTTGCACACTCCTCACACAGCTGGTTCACCAACCCTTCCTACATGAATAAACAGCATCAGCAAAGACTATATGCTTGAATAAAACTCACAAATGAACAGTAACGAAAACTTGCACGCAGACTTACTTGTGCATCCTAAGCTTGGATGATCATACATTGTAGGAGCATCCCCTGCAGCGCATCCAGTTGCTGCAGTGATATAAGCATTGTATGCCCCATATTCACCCTGTAGTATTGTGCTTGGTGGTGGTGGTCTCACGTGAGTGGAGTCGTTATCCTAACAAACTAGAGGTTGAGTGATTCCCACAAATGGACAAGAATTGCTACAGACATTAGCTTCTGTGAATCCTGGACCTGCTTAGAGGGGTTATAACTATGAGTTTCAGACATCAAAGTGTCCACAGAATCCACATAAAACAGCACATCTTTAATCTAAAATCCAACATAAACTATAACGTGTTGCAGTACCCTAAAGTTTGAAAATGGGTATAGTCATTAATGTAGTGTAACAACCTGCACTTTCAGAAGTAATGAACCAAAATCATGAGTCCCATAAGACTAGTAATGATTTCAAGGGTAACCAAAATATTATTGTTAGAGGTCTGTTTTTCGATTACTACTGTTGTACACACATTGATAGCATGAATTTCTCAGACAAaaagattgtttttttttcttctcttcccctTATTCTATTACTACTATTAAGATTATCCTCGACGCTTCACAGCATGTTTATAACCGCTTCTATGGgtctaggtttgaaaataatcTAGAAGTTATGCATATGAACCACCTACCAAGTACAGAAGTAGTGAAAAAGCAAACACCAACTTCATTTTGGACATTATTCTTCTTTACATTGCATCACCACAAAAAGAGAGCACGAATTATGCCAAATGCTAACAGAATGACTTACCAATCACCACAGATTACTAGCTTCCTGAATCTTGATCTGATTGAGTCCCAGCCCATATAGTTTCAGGGATGCCTTCATGGTTCCACCAAATGGACAGTTTTAAATTTCATTGCAACAAAGTTTTTTTTACGTTCCCCAACCAAAAGCCCTGTAAGCTTGCGTTTTCCTAATGTTGCGGTTGTGTTGGTTGAAATCTTAACATCAGCAAAAATGTTTTCGAGGATACTTCAATTTTGTCTTCAGCGTGGCAAAAATTGATGCCTGCCACAAAATCTTGCCACGTAAGTTGATGAACGCTGCTGCCAGGTCTTTCATGACAATGGCATTAAAAACTATCACCGTTCTTCCCTCGGGGTACTACTTACAAGGATGTGCAAAGAGTAGACATCCTTGTAAGTTGATAAACGCTGCTGCCAGGTCTTTCATGACAATGACATTCAAAACTATCACCGTTCTTCCCTCGGGGTACTACTTACAAGGATGTGCAAAGAGTAGACATCCCTTCTACGGGAGATTGGAACTGAGAAGGTGAGGTTCTTTTGATATATCAGTTCGAGAGATTGGACAAGCATAATTGACAGCCTCAGTTGATACAAGCAGGATTCTAATTTAGTCTTCCCATCCAGCCAAGATGATACTTGATGTTGAGTCACGTAGAGGCACTGGAGCAACATTTGCACCCACTCTGTCAATTAGCTGCGGTAGATAAGAGGAAATACTCAGCTTTCATCACCAGTAATCTCTACAGGAGCATTGCCCATTTCTGAAATGATGGAAGCGATTAGAATCCCTCACAATGATGTCCCTCTCAGTAATTTTCGATATCAGTTTAGTAGCATTGTGACAATCCCCACAAACCCGCAAGTTTTTAAAGATCTGAATAGGAGTCTTTGGTGGGGTGTTGATAATCCCATATGCAATAGCCAACCTTTCACTGTGACTTGTTAATATATGTTCCTTTTCATCATCCTCAACATCCTGCAACACAAAACTGTAATCTGGCACATAACCAAGGCTCTTCATTTTAGACAACAAACCTCCCAATTCTTTGTAAATCTCCTCACACTGGGGATGGGATTGGTTTCCTGAGTAAAAAACATCAACCTTTTTGTTCACTTCAATTGAACTCCACCCAGGAGTCTTTCTCAGTCCCCTATCTCTTGCCAATGATCTTACTTTGTCAGCTCCATCCCATTTCCCACTACTTGCATACATATTTGACACCAGAACATAATAGCCAATATTCTCCGGATCAACTTCAAACAACTGTGCTGAAGCTACTTTACCTAATTCTTCATTATGATGAATCTTACAAGCACCTAGAAGAGCACCCCAAACAGAAGCATCAGGTCGGATAGGCATATTCTTGATAAAGTCATAGGCAATGTCCACTTGACCAGCTCGACCTAGCAAGTCAACCATGCATCCATAATGCTTCAAACTAGGCTCAATACCATATTTCTGCTGCATCAGTTGGAAGCAACTCTGCCCTTGTTCTACCAAACCGGCATGGCTACAAGCTGACAAGACGGAAACAAAAGTAACATGATCTGGCTTAACTCCATCATCTTGCATTTCTCCAAAGATTTTCAGAGCAACTTCACCATCTCCGTGGATACCATGACCAGATATTATGGCATTCCAGGGAACAGAACTTCTCCGGGGCACTTGTTTGAATAACAACATTGCATCATCCAACCTCCCGCACTTAACGTACAAATCTATAAGACAAGTGCCCACAAAGATATCCATACAAAGACCAATTTTTATTGAATAACCATGAACTCTCATTCCATGTTGCAAGGATCCTAAATGAGAGAAAGCTGGTAAAACGCTAACCAAGGTCCCTTGATCTGGCACAATTGCTTTACACCCTTCCATTTCACGGAAAACCTCGACAGCTTCGCTAGCTAGACCATTTTGAGCATATCCAGTGATCAGAGTATTCCAAGATATTACATCTTTAAAAGCCATCCTCTGAAAGACCTTACGTGCCAAATCTATACAGCCCAGCTTAGCATACATATCCAGAATAGCATTTTCAATGAAGCTGTCTTCGCACATCCAACTTCGCCTCATAATGAAACCATGAACCGACCGGCTTTTATGGTCATCCCCACACTGAGCCACAACAGAAGCCAGGCTTACCAAGGTAAACACATCAGGCTGAAACTTGTTCTCCATCATCTCCGAAAAAAGCTTGAGAGCAGAAATGGGGTCATTGTTCTGCTCATACGCAGATATTAAGGAGTTCCATGACACTAAGTCTCTTGCGATCATTTGACCAAATACCTTCCTTGAGGAAACCAACTCACCTAACTTGGCATACATATTAATTAAAGCATTAGAAACAAACACATCGAATTCAAGACCATGCTTAATAGCATACACATGAACCAAAATCCCCTTCAATCCCTCACCAAGTGGAGCACAAACAGGGAGTATGCTCGAGACAGTCGTGCTATCCAACTGAACTCCTTCCATTCTCATCTCCTCAAATACACCCAAAGCTTCCACTGCGTTCCCATTTTGACAAAACCCCGATATCATTGCATTCCAAGTACCTTTATCCCGTACCCTCATTACGTCAAACACTTTACGAGCATCAGTAACAAACCCAAACTTCGAATACATATGAATCAAAGAAGCATCTATAAATAAATCTAAGCAAAACCCAAGTTTCAGAACCCAACAATGTACCTTCTTTCCATCAACTAAATCTCCACAAGCTTTTAAAACAACAGGAAATGTATAAAAATCAGGGCGAACTCTAGACGACGATGTTACCAACAATCGATAATAACAATTAATAGCTTCACGAGAACAGCCATTATGTACAAAAGCAGAAATCATTGAATTCCAAGCAAACACATTTTTCGTACGAATTTGCTCAAATGTAATTCTAGAGGAACAGATATCACCAAGGAACGCGTAGAGGTTTACGAGTTTCGTAGAGAAATATATGTTTTTAGCCTCACCGGATACGAGAAGAAGAGCATGGAGACGTTTGGCAAGATGAATACTTTTGTTGCAGGAAATGAACAGTTGATTGAAATCAAATTCATAGTTAGTACTAGTTTCATCAACAACATTAGTTGACGAAGAATATGAAAATGAGTTAAAAGATCGGATTAAAGGAATTAACTTTGGAATTAAATCAGTATGTGATACTACCCCAAATCTTCGTTTACGCAAAAACATTAATATAGAATCACAAGTTTTTGTAAGGAAGAAGCGTATCACAAGTTTTTGCAAGGAAGAAGCGTATTTAGGTAGAGAAGAAGGGTTTATGCAAAAACATATGTATAGAAGAGCAACAAGAAAAAGAGAGGAGAGGAGGTATGATGGTTTGGCAGGGGAAGTGGAAGCATACAAAAAGAGACAATTTGGCCGAATTTTTGCAAAAGAAGCCCATATTACTCAGGGTACGAAATATTTATACAAAAGGTTGCCTAAATTTCTCAGAGTACGATGATCCATTAAACTGTGCTTGGAAGTATAATTTACTACAGCATTTTATTACAAGAAGAAAGTAACCATAGTTTGCAAACTCTTCCGTTTTAGCTTAAATCCGAAACAATTATAAATAAATTCTTGACAACATCTACGGACATGGAGTCTGAAGTGTTCCTTCTTTTCTATTGAAGACCAAGGCAAGGGTCAATATCTTAGTATGGCCTAAACCTCCAATCCATTCTCGAAGGTCTGCCACTGCtagcaccaccaccgccgccaccaataTTAACACCAGCCCGAGCTAGACCACCATAACTCTGCCCACCATATGTCTGGCCACCGTAATTCCCCCACTGCATTGAGAACAAAAGGAAGAAGCATCAGATCAAAATCAACCATTTGTTCAAGTATAGCTATGCCACGATCCAAGATACTTTAAATACTTACATCGTCAAAATCCAGACTCCCATAGTTGTTATAAGCACGCATTGGACCTATATAGCCACCATAAGGCTCTAGATTCTGCATCATTAGGTTCCCTACTCCCCCTCCTCCACTTGTACCACCGGCATCATCAAGTGGAGT
This is a stretch of genomic DNA from Papaver somniferum cultivar HN1 chromosome 1, ASM357369v1, whole genome shotgun sequence. It encodes these proteins:
- the LOC113297828 gene encoding pentatricopeptide repeat-containing protein At4g33990-like; translation: MFLRKRRFGVVSHTDLIPKLIPLIRSFNSFSYSSSTNVVDETSTNYEFDFNQLFISCNKSIHLAKRLHALLLVSGEAKNIYFSTKLVNLYAFLGDICSSRITFEQIRTKNVFAWNSMISAFVHNGCSREAINCYYRLLVTSSSRVRPDFYTFPVVLKACGDLVDGKKVHCWVLKLGFCLDLFIDASLIHMYSKFGFVTDARKVFDVMRVRDKGTWNAMISGFCQNGNAVEALGVFEEMRMEGVQLDSTTVSSILPVCAPLGEGLKGILVHVYAIKHGLEFDVFVSNALINMYAKLGELVSSRKVFGQMIARDLVSWNSLISAYEQNNDPISALKLFSEMMENKFQPDVFTLVSLASVVAQCGDDHKSRSVHGFIMRRSWMCEDSFIENAILDMYAKLGCIDLARKVFQRMAFKDVISWNTLITGYAQNGLASEAVEVFREMEGCKAIVPDQGTLVSVLPAFSHLGSLQHGMRVHGYSIKIGLCMDIFVGTCLIDLYVKCGRLDDAMLLFKQVPRRSSVPWNAIISGHGIHGDGEVALKIFGEMQDDGVKPDHVTFVSVLSACSHAGLVEQGQSCFQLMQQKYGIEPSLKHYGCMVDLLGRAGQVDIAYDFIKNMPIRPDASVWGALLGACKIHHNEELGKVASAQLFEVDPENIGYYVLVSNMYASSGKWDGADKVRSLARDRGLRKTPGWSSIEVNKKVDVFYSGNQSHPQCEEIYKELGGLLSKMKSLGYVPDYSFVLQDVEDDEKEHILTSHSERLAIAYGIINTPPKTPIQIFKNLRVCGDCHNATKLISKITERDIIVRDSNRFHHFRNGQCSCRDYW